Proteins encoded within one genomic window of Eurosta solidaginis isolate ZX-2024a chromosome 1, ASM4086904v1, whole genome shotgun sequence:
- the LOC137235106 gene encoding uncharacterized protein, translated as MSTLRRSASQMRTETTQEEEKPRPRWFDWVEKNALPKRFEFPRPKREVTRWQKRGPMTRRDWVHFYRWAAKNAMPREIPPPHCDDKPPAAKDAEDGKKKKKEKKKKTYTFAELIEHAAQISQPRDPREKYEYPPPPDYPYAPKISLKEPAKKDPGRPFKPPTVPKWFNHLELETEFWSTLRFPIIQAALNYKPTANVLRLALPRMVPPLRPHCSIPEPPIEFIPPRRRMTYRQWREHLRRLEYLAKPVARPYYDDMCDYVY; from the coding sequence ATGTCCACATTAAGACGTTCAGCTTCACAAATGCGCACCGAGACAACGCAAGAGGAGGAAAAACCACGTCCGCGCTGGTTTGATTGGGTCGAAAAAAATGCACTACCCAAGCGTTTCGAATTTCCACGCCCCAAACGCGAAGTGACGCGTTGGCAGAAGCGTGGTCCAATGACACGTCGTGACTGGGTGCATTTTTATCGTTGGGCCGCTAAGAATGCCATGCCACGTGAAATACCACCACCGCATTGTGATGACAAACCACCTGCTGCCAAAGATGCTGAGGATGGcaagaagaaaaagaaagaaaagaaaaagaaaacataTACGTTCGCAGAATTGATCGAACATGCCGCACAAATAAGTCAGCCAAGAGATCCACGTGAAAAATACGAATATCCACCGCCACCCGACTATCCATATGCGCCGAAGATTTCATTAAAGGAGCCTGCGAAAAAAGATCCCGGTCGACCGTTTAAACCACCCACAGTGCCGAAATGGTTTAATCATCTTGAACTCGAGACTGAATTTTGGTCAACATTACGCTTTCCCATCATACAAGCTGCATTGAATTATAAACCCACAGCTAATGTGCTAAGGCTGGCATTGCCACGTATGGTGCCACCTTTACGGCCACATTGTTCGATACCTGAACCGCCGATCGAATTTATACCACCACGCCGACGTATGACCTATCGACAATGGCGTGAACATTTACGAAGGCTTGAGTATCTAGCGAAACCTGTGGCGCGTCCGTACTATGATGATATGTGCGATTATGTGTACTGA